The Amycolatopsis japonica nucleotide sequence GTGCCCGGTGCCCTTCTGCTCTTCCTGGACGGCCGTGACGACCTCGCGGCCGAGCGCCTCGCCGACGTTCGCCAGCCGGGCGCCGACCGAGTCGCGACCGTGGCCGATGACGACGACCAGGTGCTCCGGGTTCAGTCCCGCGGCGGCCCGCACCGCGTGCTCGACCAACGGGCGGCCGGCGATCGGGTGCAGCACCTTCGGGGTGGACGAGCGCATGCGGGTGCCCTCACCCGCGGCGAGGATCAACGTGCTCAGCGGGCCGGTCACGGCACTCCCAACATTTCACCAACGGTGGTTGTCGGGCATTGATCCTACGTGGGCTGCTCGGCGTCCCACGCGGGGTCGGTCGGAGCATCCTCGCCGGGCCATCCGGTCACCGGATCGATGGCCATCGAGTTCACCGACGAAACCTGGTTCCCGCCGCCGCGTTTCGCCTGGTACATGGCCGCATCGGCGCGCGCGAGGACCTGTTCGGCCCGTTCCTGCGGGCGGAGCGAGACAAGGCCGACGGAGAGGGTGACGCCGTGCGAAAGATGGTGCGGCAGAGATGCGACGGCATTCACAGAACGACCCAGCGCCTGTTTCGCCGCGGAGGCCGGAGCCCCAGGTAGAAGCACGATGAACTCGTCTCCGCCGTAGCGGGCGACGACGTCGTCGCCGCGCAGGGCGTCGCGCAGCGTGCTCGCGATGACACGGAGCACGTTGTCACCTTCGGCGTGCGACTGCTTGTCGTTCACGTCCTTGAATCCGTCGAGGTCGACCAGCGCCACCGCGAGCGGCTGGGCGTCGGCGGACGACGCCAGCGAACGCAGCTTTTCGTCGAGCGCGCGCCGGTTCGGCAACCCGGTGAGCGGGTCCTGCAGCGCCTGCTGGGTGATGGCGCCGTGCTCGGCGGAGAGCCGCTCGTGCTCCCGCCGCGCGTTGAGCGTGGCGATCTGCGATTCCCGCAGCGACCACATCTCCGTTTCCAGGATGGTCGCGTAGTCGATCAGCGACTGGCTCGCCCCTGACGCGTAGTCCGGCGTGGTGTCGAGCCTGGCCAGCTCGCGGGCGAGGTTCAACCGCATCGACGGCAGCGAGCCCTCTTCGTTGTCCTCGCGGACCTCTTTGAGCACCTGCAGCGCGTCCTCGCGGCGGCCGTCGTTGTCCAGGCAGCGGGCCAGTGCGATGGCGATGATCTCGCGTTCGTGCGGGAACACCAGTTCCGGATGCAGCAGCGAGGTCAGCCGCTCGATATGCGACGAATCGGGCGAGGCCAGCGCGGCCGCGGCGGCGAGCACGCCGACCTGGTCGATCGCGGGCACCCCGGCCTTGCGCGGGAACAGCGATTCGGTGAACGGGCCCTCGGCGGCCTGGGCCATCGACGCCGCGGTGCGGAACTTGTCCGCCCCCTCGTCGTACCGCTCGATGCGTTCGAGGCGCAGGCCCCAGCCCAGCAGCATCTTGACCCGGTTGATCAGCTGGAGCGCGATCTCGTGCGGGCTGGCGCTGTCGCGGATCGCCTGCGCGGCGCGGGCGATGGCCTCCTCGGCCGCCTCGTAGACGCCCAGCTGGTTCAGCACCAGCCAGCAGTCGACCAGGGTCGTGGACAGCATCCGGTCCCAGTTGCGCCTGCCGATCTGACGGTCCGGGACCGCGGAATCATCGAGGATGGCCAGCGCCCTGGCGATCTCGGTGAGGGCGGCGTCCTCCTGTTTGGCGATCACCAGCCGACGGCCGCGCATGGCGTGCGCGTCGGCCCGCATCAGCGCGAGACCGTGCCGCCGGGTGTGCGCGAGCATCTCGTCGAGCCTGGGTTCGGCTTCGGCGGCGAGGCCGCGGGTGACCAGCCTGGCCGCCGCGGAGTAACGCAGCAGCTGCGCGACCAGCAGGGGTTCGCCGCGGCGCTGCGTCTCGTCGAGGAGTTCGTCGAGGCTGGTGATGATGTCCAGCTGCTCGGCGAAGGTGACGCGCTGTATGGCCGCACCGAGTTCGCGCGCGCGGCCGTAGAGCCAGGCGTCGGACATCTCCGCAAGCGCCGGCCGCCTGCCACTGGTCGTCGCGTCCTCGGTCAGCCGCACACACCCCCACCGTTGAAAACGCCGCTGGTCATCTGTTCGTCTGCTCCGCCGCCAGGATTCGAACCTGAACTGTCAGAACCAAAATCTGAAGTGCTGCCGATTACACTACGGCGGATCGATCCTGGTCAGGATAGCCATGTCGGGGACGTCCACGTGCGCCCGGGGGTGGCCTCACCGTCGCGGGCACTCCACAGGGGACGAAACCTCCTGTACCGTAACTTACGGCATCGTAGGTAAGGTCACCCTTAGGGAAACCCTCAGGGTTGCGCGTAGAAAAGAAGTGACTGCATGACGGCTACCCTCGACCGTTCCCAGAAGCCCGCGAAGGGCCCCAAACCGGTAATCGACGGACAACGATCGGGCGCCGTGCAGCTCTCGGTCTACCTCGGGGTCATCTTCCCGCTCGCCGCGCTGCTCGCGGCCGTCCCGTTCGCTTGGGGCTGGGGACTGACCTGGGTCGACGTCGGCCTGTTCGTGGTCTTCTACGCGATCAGCGGCCTCGGAATCACCGTCTCCTATCACCGCTACTTCACGCACGGCTCGTTCAAGGCCAAGCCGTGGCTGCGCGTCGCGATGGCGATCGCCGGCAGCATGGCCGTCCAGGGCCCCGTCATCACCTGGGTCGCCGACCACCGGCGCCACCACGCCTTCTCCGACCGCGACGGCGACCCGCATTCGCCGTGGCTGTTCGGCACCTCGCCGCTCGCCATCGCCAAGGGGTTCTGGCACGCGCACATGGGCTGGCTGTTCGAGCGCGACCAGACCAACGCGGAGCGGTTCGCGCCGGACCTGGTGAAGGACCCGGCCATCAAGAAGGTCGACGACCTCTTCTGGCTGTGGAGCCTGCTCACCCTGGTGCTGCCCGCGATCCTGGGCGGACTGATCACCTGGTCGTTCTGGGGCGCGGTGACCGCGTTCTTCTGGGCCGGGCTGGTGCGGGTCTGCGTGCTGCACCACGTGACCTGGTCGGTCAACTCGGTCTGCCACATGATCGGCGAGCGCCCGTTCGCCGCCCGCGACAAATCGGCCAACTTCTGGCCGCTGGCGATCTTCTCCTTCGGCGAGTCGTGGCACAACCTGCACCACGCCGACCCGACCTCGGCGCGGCACGGGGTGCAGCGCGGCCAGATCGACCTTTCCGCGCGGCTCATTTGGATCTTCGAGAAGTTCGGCTGGGCCTACGACGTGCGCTGGCCGACCCCGCAGCGCCTCGCGCGCATCGCCGCTGAAAGCAAATAGCGAGGTCGCGTTAGTCTTCTGCGATGGCGGGGAGAAGGCGGACCAAACGTGAAGCGGTCACCGGGGCGCGTCCTGTCGCTCCGGTGGCCCGGGTGCGGATGACGGGGAGCGAGCGCAGGCAGCAGTTGCTCAACGTCGCCAGGGCCCTGTTCGCGGAGAAGGGTTTCGAAGGAACGTCCATCGAGGAGATCGCGCACCGCGCGAACGTCTCCAAACCGGTGGTTTACGAGCACTTCGGCGGAAAAGAAGGCATCTACGCCGTCGTCGTCGACCGCGAGACGCAGCTGCTGCTCGACCGGATGGTCTCCACCCTCCACGGTGGACACCCGAGGGTGATGCTGGAGCAGGCGGCGATCGCGTTGCTCTCCTACGTCGAAGACTCGCACGACGGCTTCCGCATCCTGGTGCGGGATTCGCCGGTCGCGAGTTCCACGGGCACGTTCTCGACGGTGCTGAACGACATCGCCAGCCAGGTCGAGCACATCCTCGCGCAGCAGTTCGCCGCCAGGGGCTACGACGAGAAGCTGGCCGCGCTGTACGCGCAGGCGCTCGTCGGGATGGTGGCGCTCACCGGGCAGTGGTGGCTCGACGCCCGGAAACCGAAGCGCGACGAGGTCGCCGCGCATCTGGTCAACCTGGCGTGGAACGGTCTGTCCAATTTGGAGCACAAGCCCAAGCTGCGGCTGCACTGAGACCTGCGTCGCGCGGCAGTAACGTTTCCCGGGTGGTGAGCGCTACGTCCCCCATAGAGATCATTTACCTGGGGGAACAACCGTGGAGAACTATCCCGCGCCCGCCGTCGAACAGATGGTGCCGCAGAAGAAGAGAACGTGGCTGAAGCCCGTCATCCGCTTGGGCATCTTCGGCGTCATCGCCCTGATCGCGTTCTTCGTCGCGAATCCGTTCACGGCGTCGAGCACCGAGGTCGGCGCTTGCCTGAAGGGCAGTGTCGACAACGCGGACAGCGTCAAGAACACCGAATGCGGAACATCGGACGCCACCTTCAAGGTCGTCGGAAAACAGGAGAACAAGTCGGAAATCGGGCTCAGGCTCTCTGGCGGGTCCGAATGCGACGACTACCCGACGACGGACGCCTACTTCTTCCAAGGAAAGAAGGGGGCCACTGACGGCACCCTCCTCTGCCTGGAAGACCTGAAGAACCCGGGCGAGCGGGCGCCGGTGGTCGGTGATTGCCTCCCCGACGGCGTCGTCGACGCGAAGAAGCTCACGAAGGAGGACTGCGCGACAGCGCGGTACAAGGTCCTCGCCATCGAGAAGAGCGCGACCTTCCTGGTCGACGGCAGCACGGTGTGCACCCAGGTGCCGTCGACCGACGAGAAGATCCAGTGGCAGCGGTCGGGCGGCACGCTCCCGCAGTCGCGGGTGCTGTGCCTGGACGACCTCAAGAAGTAGCGGTCAGCGCAGGAGGCCGGTCTCCCGCAGGTGGTCGAAGATGAGCTTGCCCACCGCGGAGAGCCGGTCCCTGTCCGCATGGCCCAGCCACGCGATTTCCTCGATTTCGCTGCTGGCCGTGGGTGTTCCGCTGAATTCGGCGAGGTAGCAGGTCGTCCGGACCACGAGTCCTGACGCGTGCCCGTCGGCTTGCGCCTCGAACGATCCGGCGTTTTCGATCGTCGCCGGATCGATCTCGACGTTCAGTTCCTCGCGGATTTCGCGGATCAGTGTCTCCGCGTCGGTTTCACCGGGTTCGCGTTTGCCACCGGGCAGGTAGAACACGGATTTGCCGCGCGAGCGGGCGCCGAGGACACGGCCGTCCTGGAAAGACAGCAAAGCGATTTTGTCGATCATGGGTCAGCCCAGCGCCGCGGCGGTTTCGGCGGTCGTGAGCACTTCGCCCAGCCGCGGGAACACCTTCGTGATCGCCGATTCGTGGGAGATCGCGGCGATGCCCGCCATCGCGTCCGAAACGGCGATGGTCTCGTAGGCGTGGTCGATCGCGGCCCGCAGCGTCGATTCGACGCCGTACTCCGTGGCGATGCCGGCGAGCACCAGCGTCTTCACGCCGAGTCCGCGCAGGAGTTCGTCGAGTCCGGTGCGGTAGAACGCGCCGATCGTGTTCTTGGTGATCAGGTGCTCGCCCTCGCGAGGTGTCAGTTCGGCGACCAGTTCGCTGCTGGGCGGCTGCTCGTCGACGTCCGGCCGGTGCGCCCGCACGTGGACGATCGGCGAGCCGGCCGCGCTGAAAGCGTCTCGCAGCAGGACGGCGTTCGATACGACTTCGGTGCCTTCGATCGGCACGGTCTCCAGCGCGACGATCCGGGTCTGGAGGTCGATCAGGACGAGCGCCGTCGTCGCCGGGTCGATCTTCGTCATGAGGGGAAGCCTAGTGGTCCCTATGCTGGAGACATGGGGCAGAACAGGGAAGTAGTGGTCACCGGCGGCGGAACGGGAATCGGCTACGCGGTCGCGGCGGCCTTCGCCGCGCGAGGTGATCGGGTGACGATCACCGGCCGTCGCGAGCAGGTCCTCACCGAGGCCGCCACGTTGCTCGGCGCGAACCCGGTCCCGTTCGACGCGGCCGATCCGGAGGCGGTGGAACGGGCACTGGCCGAATTGCCGGAGCGCGTCGACGTCCTGGTCAACAACGCGGGCGGGAACACCGACTTCCGCGGCGGGCAGGCCGAAGACCTGAAGTCGTTCGCCGCGAACTGGCAGGCGAATCTCGACGCGAACGTCTTCACCGCCGTCCTGGTCACCCGTGCCTTGCGGGAAAGGTTCGCCGACGGGGCGCGGATCGTCACCATCGGTTCGATCGCCGCGCGCACCGGGGCGGGCTCCTACGGTGCCGCCAAGGCCGCGCTGGAGGCGTGGAACGTCGACGTGGCAAGGGAATTCGGTCCGCGCGGGATCACCGCGAACATCGTCGCGCCCGGGCTGGTCGGCGACACCGAGTTCTTCCAGGGCAAGCTCTCCGACGAGCGCCGGGCGTGGCTGATCGGCAACACGCTGACCAAACGCGCCGGCGAGCCCGCGGACGTCGCCGAAGTGGTCGCCTTCCTGGCTAGCCCGGAGGCGCGGCACGTCACCGGGCAGATCGTCCACGTCAACGGCGGAGCTCACCTCGGCCGTTAGGCACTGGGCGTGACCTTCAGCAGTTTGTCGTCCTGGCCTTCCGAAGTGGTGATGTAGAGGGCGCCGTCCGGACCGCTGCGGACGGCGCGCAGCCTGCCGAACTTGTCGTCGAACTCCGGCGGCAGCGTCACTTCGGTGACCTTGCCGGCGTCGTCGAGGCGGAACAGCAGGAGTTTCTGTCCCTTCAGCGCCGTCACGGCGAGCGAACCTTCGAGCGCTCCCCACTGCGAGCCGGTGAGGAACTCGGCGCCGCAGATCGCCTCGGTGATCTCGCCGGTCGTCCACAAAGGACTGACGGCGTCCGGGAAGCGCTGCTTGTCCGTCATCGGGACGTTTTCGTCATAGCTGGTCTCGGTGCCGCCCTTGGATGGGTCCCAGCCGTAGTTCCCGCCCGCGGTCTCCAGGCTGACCTCGTCGTCGATGCTCGGCCCGTGCTCCGCGGTGAACACCTGCCCGGTGCCCGGGCGGACCGTGACGCCCTGGACGTTACGGTGCCCGTACGTGAACACACGCTGTTCGTTCGGGTTCGCGGATTTCGCGAACGGGTTGTCCGGCAACGCGTTCCCGGTCTTCGCGTCGACGCGAAGCACCTTGCCGCCGAGGCTCGTCCGGTCCTGCGGGTGCTGCGGGCGGGCGGTGTCGCCGGTGCCGACGAGGAGCGCCCCGTCCGCGCCGAACGCGGGACGGCAGCCGGAATGCCTGCCGCTGGGGTTCACCGGCAGGCCGGTCAGCAGGTCCTTGACCTTCGTGGCGCTCGCGCCGTCGTCCGAAAGCCGCCAGGTGACCAGCCGGATGTCGACGGCCTTGTCGCCTTCCTTGTGGGTCTGGCAGGTGATGAACTCGCGTGACGTCGCGAAGTCCTTGCTGATCACCATCCCCATCAGGCCGCCTTCGCCGCGTACGTGGACATCGGAGAAGTCCGCGGCGACGTCACGCTTCGCGCCGCCCTCGATCAAGGCCAGCTTCCCGGGGCGCTGGGTGACGAGGATCTTCCCGTCCGGCAGGAAACCGACGTCCCAGCCGTGTTCGAGCCCGGCCGTCACCTGCTCGACCTTCAGCTTCGACACCGCGGGCTTCGAGGTGACCGGCGGCGCGCTCTGCACCGTCTCGCTCGACGCCCCGGAACAGGCCGTGACCAGCAAGGACAGGGAAGCGAACGCGACGACGGCGGAAGTGCGCATGACATCAGCATGCCACCGTGCTCAACCGCCCGCGCGAACCAAACCGCTTTCGTAGGCGAACACGACCGCGTGCACACGGTCGCGCAACGAGAGCTTCGCGAGGATCCGGCCGACGTGGGTCTTCACGGTCGTCTCCCCGATGTAGAGCTTCGCGGCGATTTCGGAGTTCGTCAGGCCGCGCGCGATGAGCGAGAGGACGTCCTTCTCGCGTTCGGTCAGCGTTTCGAGCCGCGCGCTCTCACCGGCGTCCCGTTCGTCGGCCAGGTAGCGGTCGAGCAGCCGTTTCGTCACCGAGGGGGAGACCATCGAGTCGCCGCGGAGGACACCGCGGATCGCCACGAGGATCTCGTCGGCGGGCGCGTCCTTGACGAGGAAACCACTGGCACCGGCACGCAACGCGGCATACGCGTACTCGTCGAGGTCGAACGTGGTGATCATCAGGACCCGGGTGTCCGGAAGCGACCGGCAGATCCGCTCGGTCGCCGCGACGCCGTCGAGCACGGGCATCCGGACGTCCATCAGGACCAGATCCGGCCGCAGCTTCTCGGCGGCCTCGACCGCTTCGGCGCCGTTGGTGGCTTCGCCCGCGACGGTCAGGTCGTCCTGGCTGGTGACGATCATCCCCATCCCGACCCGGACCAGTTCCTGGTCGTCGCAGATCAGCACCTTCACCGCCGTCATCCCGCCTCCACCACCAGATTCGCGGCGACCCGGTAGCCACCGTCGCGGGTAGGTCCGGTGTCGAGGGTGCCGTGGAACATCTCGACGCGCTGGGTCATGCCGGCGATCCCCCGGCCGGACGACGGGAGCCGCGGCGCGACGGGTTCGCTGCCGCCGGTGTTCGTCACCTCGATCCGGACGTTCCGGCGGTGGCCGCCCTGGCCGAAATCGATCTCGACCTGGCCGCTCGCGTCCCCCGGCGCGTGTTTGATCATGTTGGTCAGCGACTCCTGGACGATGCGGTACGCCTGCAGCGCGGCGCTCGGCGGCAACCCCTCGGCGTCCCCGGTGACCTGGAGATCCACCTCCCGTCCGCTCGCGCTGACCTGCGCGACCAGGTCGCGAAGCTCCGCGACGGTCGGCTGCGGGCTTCGGGCGGCTTCGCCGGCATGGAGGACTTCCAGCAGACGGCGCAGCTCGGCGAGCGCGTCGCGGCCCGCCTTGCCGATCGTGTCGAGTGTCCGGTCGACGACCTCGGGATCCTTGTCGCGCATGAGTTTCGCGCCCTCGGCGTTGATCACGATGACACTCACGCTGTGCGCGAGGACGTCGTGCAGTTCGCGGGCGATGCGGGTGCGTTCCTCGGCGACGGCGGCCCGGGCGCGGGCCTCCTGTTCGGACGCGGCCAGCTCCGCCTTCGTCGCTTCCTCCGCCGAAAGCCGTTGCCGCGCACGGAGGAACTCGCCGAGCGCCCAAGCGGCGACGTGCAGCGGGATCGTCGCGCCGATGGCGAGCCAGGAGCCCTGTTCGGTGGTGACGCCCCAGGCGAGACCCCACGTGACGTCGAGGATGACGATCGCGCCGGCGATCAGCGCGGCGAATCGGCGGTTCCCCGCGCGGACCAGCGTGTAGAGCGCGACGGCCATGGCCAGTTCGCCCCGGCCGCGGTCGTAGGCCCACAGCTCCGTCGTGTACTGCGCGGTGACCCCGGCGACGATCAGCACCGCGACGATCTCGGGGTGGCGCCGCCGCCAGAGCAGCGGGACGAGGAAGAGGTACGGCACCAGCAGGACGGCCTTGGGGGCCGACGACGATCCTGTCGGCGCGAGGAAGACGAACCACGCGTACAGGGGAAGGTCGGTCACCCACGGGTGGGCGCGGAGCCGGTCGAGCAGCCTTTGCACCGTTCGAACGTAACCCCGCCCGGCACGGGAGCGCGTCGTCCTGGGGTACTCCCGGGGTCCTCCCACGGGAGGACGGAATCGGCCGACGAAGCCGACGCGGAGCGACGAAACCCGTTCCTAGCGTCGGGAACATGTCGATCACCAGGGAATTCCTCCGCCATCCCGTCCTGACCGGGGCCGTCGCGGCCAGCTCCCCGAAACTCGCGGAGGCCATGACCGCGGGCCTCGGCCTGGAAAGCGCCAGGCTCGTCGTCGAACTCGGCCCCGGGACCGGTGTGTTCACCGGCGCCGTCGTCCGTCGCCTGCCACCGGGCGCGCGGCTGATCGCGGTCGAGATCAATCCGCGGCTGGCGCGGGAACTGCGGTCCCGGCACGGGGACGTCGAGGTCGTCGAGGGGTCCGCCGAAAACTTGCTTTCGTATGTGGACGAGGCCGCCGATGTCGTGGTCTCCGGGCTGCCGTGGACGGTCATGCCCGGTGAACGGCAGCTGCGGATCCTCGATCAGGTCACGGAGATCCTCGCGCCGCATGGACGGTTCACGACGTTCGCCTACGCGCACGCGGCCTGGACGACGCCCGCCCGCAGGTTCGGCGCGGCGCTGCGGGACCGGTTCGCTGTGACCGGCCGGACCCCGTTGGTCTGGCCGAACCTGCCGCCCGCCTTCGTACATCGCGCGGCGCTGCCACAGAAGGCGGGGAGGCGTCGTGGACAGCCTGCTGCGGCCGCTTCTTGAGTCGCCGCCCGTGCTCGTCTACCTCGTCTGCGGCGCCCTGATCTTCCTGGAAACCGCGCTGCTGCCGGGAATCGTGCTGCCGACGTTGTCCAGTCTGCTGCTGATGGGGTTCCTCGCCGGACGGGGCACGCTCGACCTGCCGATGGCGTTGACGGTCGCGATCGGTGCCGCCGTGGCGGGCGACCAGATCGCCTTCCTGGAGGGGCGGCGGCTGGGCCCGCGGCTGCGGACCACGCGGTTCGGGCGGCGGTTCGGCCGGGATCGGTGGGAGCGCGTGGAGCGGGCCGTCGCCCGGTTCGGCGTCCCGGCCGTGATCGCCGGCCGCTGCCTGGCCGGGGTGCGGACCGTCGTGCCGCGTATCGCGGGAGCCGCCGAGATGCCGTACCGGCGGTTCGTGCCCGGCAGTGTCTGCGCGGCCGTCGTGTGGGCGTGCGCCGAGCTGTTCTTGGGCCACGCGGGAGCTTGGGTCAGCGGGTGAGGATCGCCGCCGTCTCGGCGTCGGCGGGGAGGAACGTCTCCAGTTTCAATTCCGAAACCGTGACATCGGCCGCGGTCGCGAACGTCGTGATGGCCGTGATCAGCCGCAGTTCGCCCGCGGAAGTGGACAGGCGCATCGGCACCGCGAAACCGAGATGATCGGGCCCAGGCGGACCGGGAGCCGGAACGTAACCTTCGAGTTCGGCCAGCAGCGCGGTGAGCCGCTCGTCGGGCGCGTGGGCGATCTCTTGGGTCAACCGCTCCAGGATGTGCCGGGCCCAATCCGCGAGGTTGCGCACCCTCGGCGCCATCCCCTTCGGGTGCAGCGCGAGCCGCAGGGTGTTGACAGGTTCTTCCAGCAGTTCCGGCGCCACGTCCTCGAACAGCAGGTCGAGCGCGTCGTTGCGGGCGACGAGCACGCCGTAGCGGTCGACCACGATGGCCGGATACGGGCGGTGCCCGTCGAGCAGCCGCCGCATACCGTCGAGGACCGGCCGCAGGCTCGGATCGTCCAATTCGGTTTCGGGGAAACCGGGGGCGAACCCGGCCGCGAGCAGGAGGCCGTTGCGTTCACGCAGGGGCAGTTCGAGCGATTCGGCGACCCGCAGCACCAGGCCGCGGCCGGGGATCGACCGGCCGCCTTCCAGGAAACTCACGTGCCGTTGCGTGGTCCCGGCCCGGATCGCCAGCTCCAGCTGGGAAAGCCGCCGTCGTTCGCGCCAGCCCCGGAGCGCGGGGCCGAATCCGGAAACCATGGCGTCATCTTGGCCGAGACGTCGTCGGCGTCGCCATTCCCTCGAAGGAATTGAGACGATTCCCCGCCGCGGAGATGCTTCCGGCATGAAATTCGGTCTGGTCGTCCCCAGTTATCGGTCCACCCTCGACGCCGGGCGCACCGCGCCGGAAATGGTCGCCGTCGCGGTCGAAGCCGAACGCCTCGGCTTCGATTCGGTCTGGGTCGGCGACACTCTCGCGAAGGCGCCCATCGATTCCTTGACGTTGCTCGGCGCGTTCGCCGCCAGAACCGAGCGGGTCACCCTCGGCACCGCCGCGCTGCTGCCGGCGTTGCGGGATCCGCTCCTTTCCGCGAACGCGATCCTCTCACTCGACCTCCTCAGCCAGGGCCGCGTCACGCTCGGCGTCGGTGCCGGATTCGCGGGTCGCAGCGAACCCGAGTTCGCGTTCACCCGGGTCCCGTGGGAACGCCGCCGCGCCCGCCTCGACGACATCGTCGCGTTGTGGCGGCACGTCTGGAGCGGGAAGAGTGGCCCGTTCCACGGCGACGTGCTGCACTACGACGCCCTGCCGGAGTACCCGGAACCGCACCGTCCCGGTGGCCCGCCGGTGTGGCTTGCCGCCTTCACCCCGGGCGCGCTGAAGCGTGCGGGGCGGCTCTACGACGGCTGGTTGCCGTACCCGCCCGACGTCGCGGACTACACCGACGGCCTCGCGAAGATCCGCGAAACGGCCGTACGCCCCGTGACACCGGCGTTGTTCGCGACGGTGCTCATCGAGGATGACCCGATCAGGGCACGCGAGCGGCTGGAGGACTACGCACAGCGGAACTACGGCGTCCCGCTGGACTTCGTCGAGAAGATCCAAATGCTGGTCGCGGGCAGCCCGGAGCAGGTCGCCGACCGGTTGCGCGAGTACCAGGACGCGGGTGCCGAACACATGCTGATCCGTATCGCGACGCAGGAACCGGCCGAGTTCGACGAGCAGCTCCCGAAGGTGTTCGACGCCTTGCCCCGGTAATCGCGCGGCGGACTGTCGGTGCCCCCACGTAGGCTGGGACGGTGACAAACGCTCCATTGTCCGGACTCCTTCATTCCATCCTTCCCGATCCGGCCCTTCGCGGGGTCGTAGAGCGGGCCGGTGCCCCGGTGCT carries:
- a CDS encoding NUDIX hydrolase; this translates as MIDKIALLSFQDGRVLGARSRGKSVFYLPGGKREPGETDAETLIREIREELNVEIDPATIENAGSFEAQADGHASGLVVRTTCYLAEFSGTPTASSEIEEIAWLGHADRDRLSAVGKLIFDHLRETGLLR
- a CDS encoding isochorismatase family protein, with product MTKIDPATTALVLIDLQTRIVALETVPIEGTEVVSNAVLLRDAFSAAGSPIVHVRAHRPDVDEQPPSSELVAELTPREGEHLITKNTIGAFYRTGLDELLRGLGVKTLVLAGIATEYGVESTLRAAIDHAYETIAVSDAMAGIAAISHESAITKVFPRLGEVLTTAETAAALG
- a CDS encoding sensor histidine kinase, whose translation is MQRLLDRLRAHPWVTDLPLYAWFVFLAPTGSSSAPKAVLLVPYLFLVPLLWRRRHPEIVAVLIVAGVTAQYTTELWAYDRGRGELAMAVALYTLVRAGNRRFAALIAGAIVILDVTWGLAWGVTTEQGSWLAIGATIPLHVAAWALGEFLRARQRLSAEEATKAELAASEQEARARAAVAEERTRIARELHDVLAHSVSVIVINAEGAKLMRDKDPEVVDRTLDTIGKAGRDALAELRRLLEVLHAGEAARSPQPTVAELRDLVAQVSASGREVDLQVTGDAEGLPPSAALQAYRIVQESLTNMIKHAPGDASGQVEIDFGQGGHRRNVRIEVTNTGGSEPVAPRLPSSGRGIAGMTQRVEMFHGTLDTGPTRDGGYRVAANLVVEAG
- a CDS encoding SDR family NAD(P)-dependent oxidoreductase, translated to MGQNREVVVTGGGTGIGYAVAAAFAARGDRVTITGRREQVLTEAATLLGANPVPFDAADPEAVERALAELPERVDVLVNNAGGNTDFRGGQAEDLKSFAANWQANLDANVFTAVLVTRALRERFADGARIVTIGSIAARTGAGSYGAAKAALEAWNVDVAREFGPRGITANIVAPGLVGDTEFFQGKLSDERRAWLIGNTLTKRAGEPADVAEVVAFLASPEARHVTGQIVHVNGGAHLGR
- a CDS encoding TetR/AcrR family transcriptional regulator, with translation MTGSERRQQLLNVARALFAEKGFEGTSIEEIAHRANVSKPVVYEHFGGKEGIYAVVVDRETQLLLDRMVSTLHGGHPRVMLEQAAIALLSYVEDSHDGFRILVRDSPVASSTGTFSTVLNDIASQVEHILAQQFAARGYDEKLAALYAQALVGMVALTGQWWLDARKPKRDEVAAHLVNLAWNGLSNLEHKPKLRLH
- a CDS encoding acyl-CoA desaturase; amino-acid sequence: MTATLDRSQKPAKGPKPVIDGQRSGAVQLSVYLGVIFPLAALLAAVPFAWGWGLTWVDVGLFVVFYAISGLGITVSYHRYFTHGSFKAKPWLRVAMAIAGSMAVQGPVITWVADHRRHHAFSDRDGDPHSPWLFGTSPLAIAKGFWHAHMGWLFERDQTNAERFAPDLVKDPAIKKVDDLFWLWSLLTLVLPAILGGLITWSFWGAVTAFFWAGLVRVCVLHHVTWSVNSVCHMIGERPFAARDKSANFWPLAIFSFGESWHNLHHADPTSARHGVQRGQIDLSARLIWIFEKFGWAYDVRWPTPQRLARIAAESK
- a CDS encoding GGDEF domain-containing protein → MRLTEDATTSGRRPALAEMSDAWLYGRARELGAAIQRVTFAEQLDIITSLDELLDETQRRGEPLLVAQLLRYSAAARLVTRGLAAEAEPRLDEMLAHTRRHGLALMRADAHAMRGRRLVIAKQEDAALTEIARALAILDDSAVPDRQIGRRNWDRMLSTTLVDCWLVLNQLGVYEAAEEAIARAAQAIRDSASPHEIALQLINRVKMLLGWGLRLERIERYDEGADKFRTAASMAQAAEGPFTESLFPRKAGVPAIDQVGVLAAAAALASPDSSHIERLTSLLHPELVFPHEREIIAIALARCLDNDGRREDALQVLKEVREDNEEGSLPSMRLNLARELARLDTTPDYASGASQSLIDYATILETEMWSLRESQIATLNARREHERLSAEHGAITQQALQDPLTGLPNRRALDEKLRSLASSADAQPLAVALVDLDGFKDVNDKQSHAEGDNVLRVIASTLRDALRGDDVVARYGGDEFIVLLPGAPASAAKQALGRSVNAVASLPHHLSHGVTLSVGLVSLRPQERAEQVLARADAAMYQAKRGGGNQVSSVNSMAIDPVTGWPGEDAPTDPAWDAEQPT
- a CDS encoding LppU/SCO3897 family protein; translated protein: MENYPAPAVEQMVPQKKRTWLKPVIRLGIFGVIALIAFFVANPFTASSTEVGACLKGSVDNADSVKNTECGTSDATFKVVGKQENKSEIGLRLSGGSECDDYPTTDAYFFQGKKGATDGTLLCLEDLKNPGERAPVVGDCLPDGVVDAKKLTKEDCATARYKVLAIEKSATFLVDGSTVCTQVPSTDEKIQWQRSGGTLPQSRVLCLDDLKK
- a CDS encoding PQQ-dependent sugar dehydrogenase: MRTSAVVAFASLSLLVTACSGASSETVQSAPPVTSKPAVSKLKVEQVTAGLEHGWDVGFLPDGKILVTQRPGKLALIEGGAKRDVAADFSDVHVRGEGGLMGMVISKDFATSREFITCQTHKEGDKAVDIRLVTWRLSDDGASATKVKDLLTGLPVNPSGRHSGCRPAFGADGALLVGTGDTARPQHPQDRTSLGGKVLRVDAKTGNALPDNPFAKSANPNEQRVFTYGHRNVQGVTVRPGTGQVFTAEHGPSIDDEVSLETAGGNYGWDPSKGGTETSYDENVPMTDKQRFPDAVSPLWTTGEITEAICGAEFLTGSQWGALEGSLAVTALKGQKLLLFRLDDAGKVTEVTLPPEFDDKFGRLRAVRSGPDGALYITTSEGQDDKLLKVTPSA
- a CDS encoding response regulator codes for the protein MTAVKVLICDDQELVRVGMGMIVTSQDDLTVAGEATNGAEAVEAAEKLRPDLVLMDVRMPVLDGVAATERICRSLPDTRVLMITTFDLDEYAYAALRAGASGFLVKDAPADEILVAIRGVLRGDSMVSPSVTKRLLDRYLADERDAGESARLETLTEREKDVLSLIARGLTNSEIAAKLYIGETTVKTHVGRILAKLSLRDRVHAVVFAYESGLVRAGG